Within Pseudomonas paeninsulae, the genomic segment CGACGGTGCCCTGGGTAAAGCCGGACTCAGCCAGCAGGCGAATGCCCAGGCCGAATTCTTCAAAATAGCCAGTTTGTTTGCCGTTTGGAGTCGCGTTCGAGGCACCATGGCGGTAGTCACGGTTGTGATACAGCGCACGGTTGAAGATATTGAAAGTGCTGTCTTCAAGAAAACCCTTGGACTCGGATTGACTAGAGGCCACGGCCATTTGGGTACTGCCCGCTGCTACTGCGAGGGCGATTACGCTCCACTTCATCACTTGCATCGTGATTGCTCCTTTGGTTTAGAAGAGTTGCGCTGTCCAAGTAATTGTTATACGGACAGCTCTTTCTTTTTGTGTCGGCGCTAACTTATAGCACGCAGCCAAAGTTGGCGATAGTTGCAATCTATTCCTTGCGCTTTGTTCACGGTCATGTCGCAAAAGACGATGAAGCATGTCGCAATTCTGTAGATTTCCGCGTGTATTTTGCAGCGCTGACGAATTCTGCCATTTCGGTTACTTGCACTCGGGTCTTTTGTTGTGTTGCAGCGTATCTCGAGCGGCGGGAAAGCTTAAAGCAAAAGTCGTGCTCAAATTCTGAATTTTCATCATTGGTTGAGCTATTGCGGGGCTAGGCTTGTTCTGGCGAGCCTTGTAAAGACTTTGTCGCCAGGTTTCATAGGGGTTGCAGGCACTCCTTGTCGCTTGTGCACGCGGCGAAGGGATGGCTGGTCTGGCGTCTGTCGCTGTGTGTTTGGCAGCATTCTGCTGGGAAGGGTGAGTTGCAGCGGTAACGCCTGCAGGGCTTTCCATTACGGTAGGAAACAAACTGTGCGCAATAATGGTGCGTGCTCTGGTGGCGTGTGCTGCTGTATGGCGAGCTGTGGCGCCTTTGCCGTGATCGAGTGGGCAGGTGAATCTACTGCGGCTCCCGCGTATCCTGCTGGCCCGTCGCGTAGCATGTCGGGTTTGTGCTTATGGCGCTAAGCTTTGTCTATTCAATGGTCTGGCAGGAGGGTGGCCTATGTTCGTTTTGGATCCGCGTTTGCAGCAGGACACTCTGCCGGTAGGCGATTTCGCGCTGTGCCGTTTATTGTTGATGAATGACGCGCATTACCCCTGGTTTGTCCTAGTGCCCAGGCGCGAAGAGGTGAGCGAACTGTTTCAGCTCGACGCATTGGATCAACAAGCCTTGTGGCAAGAAGCCACGATGTTGGCAGAAACGCTGAAGGATGCCTTTGGCGCCGACAAAATGAATGTCGCAACCCTGGGTAATATGGTCAGCCAGCTGCACATGCATGTGATTGTTCGGCGTCGTGATGATGCAGCCTGGCCAGCGCCGGTGTGGGGTAAGCTGCCTGCGCAGCCGTATAACGATGAACAGGCGCTGGTGATCAAGGACAGGTTGCGTCTGGTGTTGGCTGATAATTTCTGTTTTATCGAGGGCTGAGGGATGGACGCGGAACAGCGAATTACCGATCTGGAAAGCCGGCTGGCTTTTCAGGATGACACCATTCAAACACTCAATGATGTGCTGGTGGCGCAGCAGCGGGAAATGGAGCGCTTGCAGTTGCAGGTTGCGGCCTTGGCCAGGCGTCAGGAGGAAGTCGGCGGGCAGCTCGACTCGGCTGAAGAGGAGGCGCCACCGCCTCACTATTAATTAGTGGTCTGTACGGTTAGTGGGTTAACTCAAAATCGCCGGCTTGAGTCTTGGCTCTGGGAGGCCCGGCCTCCTGCAAGGTTCCAGACAGGCTTGAGCCGTTGGATAAATGGATTACCCGATCAGGTCACTAGAACCGTCTTATAAACAGAAAAGCCCGCATTTTGCGGGCTTTTTGCTTTGCGCCGGGATTAGCGGCGGGCGGGGGTGGCGGCAATCACATCTTCCGCTTGCAGGCCCTTGTCGCGTTGCATGACGGAGAACTCGACGCGCTGGCCTTCGACCAGTACCCGATGCCCTTCGCCACGAATTGCGCGGAAGTGCACGAAGATGTCGTCACCCGAGTCGCGGGAAATGAAGCCGAAACCTTTGGATGTATTGAACCACTTAACTGTGCCGGTTTCCCGATCGGTCATGTTATGCGTTGTGGCGGCGGCGTTGTCGCGGACTTTCAGGCGCAGGTTGGTCGCCAGGTGCAGCAGCACTGCGGCGAGCACGGTGAGTAGGCTGAATAGGGTGGCGGGCAGATCGACAATCGTTGGTAGAGGAGCCAGTAGGATCAAGGCTTGCAACAATGTGCCCAATACCAGCAAGGCAGAAACCAGGTTTTGCAGTTGATGGCGCAGGTCGGCATGCCAGATAGGCAGTTGGGGTGCCAGGATCAGGTTAAGTAAGCCGAACAAGGCAAGGCTCAGGGCCTCTGGCTGTTGCAGGAATGGCAGGGTGTCATTGCTGAGGCTTGGCACAAATGACAGCAGCAGGGCGGTGAAGCCCGCTAGCAGGTGGACGATTTTCAACATATTCAATGAGCTCATTTATTAAAAGGATCGCTAGGAAGAGCCGATTGCACAGGCATTGCCTTGAGTTGAGGGCGTGGTGGATGCGCACGTAGTCGGCCTATGCGCTGATCCAATGGCTCGGAGCAGCGGCACGGGACGTATTTAACAGCAAAGAGGTGAGCTACTCAAATCAAGCGCTTAGGGCGCTTTCGCAGCGCTCGGGGTGTACCAGGTTGCGACCGTTGTGTTTGGCTTGGTAAAGCGCGTCATCGGCGCGGGTAAGCAGGCTTTCCAGATCATCGCCGGGTTTGGCCAGGGCGAAACCGAAGGAGGCGCTGATGCTGTCGAGTACCTGGTCGGAGCGGCGTACTTTTATACGCAGTGACTGGATTTTCATGCGCAGGCCTTCGGCGAAGGCGTATGCGCTCTGGGTATCGAAGCATTCGCGAAGAATCACGCAGAACTCTTCGCCGCCGTAGCGTGCAGCGGTGGCGCGCGGTGGCAGTGCGTCGCGCAGCAGTTGGCCGACATGCTGCAGAACCCGATCACCGAGGGGGTGACCATATTGATCGTTAAACTGTTTGAAATGGTCTATATCCAGCATCACCAGGGCCACGCCTTGATGTTCACCGGTGAGTGCCTGTTCCATCAGGCGGGTAAAGGCGTGCCGGTTGAATACCTGGGTCAGGCTGTCGAGAGTTGCCGCGACGTGGGCGCGTTCCAGTTGGCCGCGCAGGTGCTGGATCTCGCTCTGCGCTGCACGTATGCGGTAGAGAAACTTCTCTTGCTGCTCCTGCATCAGTTGGGTGCTTTGTTGCAGGTCGTTCAATACGTTGGGCAGGTCATCGATGATCGGTTCTTGCAGTGCGGCGAGGCCCTGTTCTAGGCTGGCTTGATAGTTGTGACTACCAACCACGCTGCGTGAGACGTCGTCTTCGATGCCATCAACCAGTTCGATGACTTGTTGTTGGCCGGCGCGGGCTTCTTCGAGTTCGTGGCGAATGATGTAGTCGTGGAACAGTTTGACGGCTGCTTCCGCTGGAACGCTGTCGAAGTCTGTGACGATCTTGTCCAAGCGACGATTGAGTTCCGGCTCCTGGCCTTGGCTGTAGGTATACCAAAGGGCGTAGTGCAGCGGATTGGGTGGTATGCCATGACTCATCATCAACGGTACGGCCTGCTTCAGCAGGGCGGCCGCCGCGCGCGTGTCTTCGGGGTAACGCTCAAGAATGCTGGGGGTTTTGTTTGGCTTGCTCATGCACGTCACTGTGGCAAGTTGCGGATGGCTGAAGCATAGAACAAGCACCTGTCTTGCGCCTAGCAGCCTGTCGGACTTAATCGCTGTATTCCAGGATAATCCCGGCACCGCCCAGCCGATGCCCCCGTATGAACCGCTTTCGCCCGATCGACCGCAAGACTGACTACCTGCTCCCGCCATCGCTGGATGACTGGCTGCCAGAAGATCACCTGGCTCGCTTCATTCTCGAAGCCATCGAACGGCTCGACCTGAGCGCGCTCACCCGCGCCTACGGCGGACGCGGCAGCGCCGCCTACCACCCCGAGGTGCTGCTCAGCCTGCTGGTCTATGGCTATGCCAGCGGCACCTTTTCCAGCCGTAAGATTGAGCGCGCCACTTACGACTCGCTCGCCTTTCGCTACCTCGCAGCCGGCAGCCACCCCGATCACGACACCCTGGCGAGCTTCCGCCGGCGCTTCCTCGACGAGTTGGCCGACATCTTCCTCCAGGTGCTGGCGCTGGCGGGGGAAATGAAGCTGCTCAAGCTCGGCACCATCAGCCTCGACGGCACCAAGTTGCATGCCAACGCCTCACGCCATAGCGCACTTTCCTATGGCCATATCCAGGCACTCGAACGCCAGCTCAAGACCGAAGTGCAGGAGCTCCTGGCGCTGGCAGAAAGCGCCGACCAGACAGAACGCCCCGATGGCATCGACCTGCCGGACGAGATTAAACGCCGGCAAGATCGATTGGTCGCCATGGACGCGGCGAAGGCCAAGATCGAGGCGCGCGCCCGCGTGCGCTTCGAGCAGGATCAGGCCGTCTACCAGGAAAAACTCGCCAAGCGTGCGGCACGCACGGCAGAAACTGGCAAGAAGCCCGGCGGCAAGCCGCCAAAAGCACCGGTGGAAGGGCCTGCGGCGCACGACCAAATCAACCTCACCGACGAAGACTCGCGCATCATGCGGGTGGCCGGCGGCGGCTTCGAACAGTGCTACAACGCCCAGGCGGCGGTGGATACCGACACGCTGCTGGTGGTGGCGCAGGGCCTCACCCAGTCGGGCAACGACAAGCAACAAGTTGTCCCCATGCTGGCCGAGCTCAAGGCACTGCCGGCCTCGTTGGGCCAGGTGCAGGCGCTGCTCGGGGACTGTGGCTACAGCAGCGAAAGCAACATCGCCGCCTGCGAAGCGGCCGAAATCGAACCCTACCTGGCGGTGGCGCGCGAAGACCACCACCCCGGCTGGCGAGCGCGCTTCGCGGAACCGGCACCGCTCGACATCGACGCCACGGCCCAGCAACGCATGGCGCACAAGCTCAAGGCTCAGCCGGGGCGCCGCCTCTATGCGCTGCGCAAACAGACGGTGGAGCCGGTGTTCGGCATCATCAAGTCGGTGATGGGTTTTCGTCAGTTTCTGCTGCGAGGCAAGGGCAAGGTGAGCGGGGAATGGCGCCTGGTTTGTCTGGCCTGGAATTTGAAACGCATGGCCGTTTTGCGCCACAAATCCGTCCACTGCGGGTAAGAATGGACTAAACCCGTTCGATCCCAGGAAGTCCGGGGCAAGAATGCCTGAAAATACCTAAATACTGAGGCAAGTTTCTTCGCCTCACTATTGATGCCCCGCTCATGAATTCAAGTCCGACAGGCTGCTAGGCGCATTTCGGCCCAGGGCGATCCTGTTGCAAGTTCCAGGCAAAGACCGAGAGTGGTCTTTACCTGTTTGTTGTTTCAATCAGTAAAGGCGCTTTGGATCCGGAGGCCGTCAGGCGTCGAGCAGGCTGCGCAGCATCCAGGCGGTTTTTTCATGCACTTGCATGCGCTGGGTCAGCACGTCTGCGGTAGGTTCGTCGCTGACCTTGTCGAGCAAAGGGAAGATCCCGCGAGCCGTACGGATCACGGCCTCCTGGCCTTGAACCAGTTGTTTGATCATGTCGGTAGCGCTTGGTACGCCTTCCTCTTCCTTGATTGAGGACAGGCGCGCATAGGCGGCGTAGGTGCCGGGTGCTGGGAAACCCAGAGCGCGGATCCGCTCGGCGATCTGATCGACGGCCAGTGCCAGTTCGGTGTATTGCCCTTCGAACATCAGGTGAAGGGTGTTGAACATCGGGCCGGTGACGTTCCAGTGGAAGTTGTGGGTTTTCAAATACAGGGTGTAAGTGTCGGCGAGTAGGCGAGACAGGCCTTCAGCGATGGCGGCGCGATCCTGCTCAGCGATTCCGATATTGATTTCCATACCATTTCTCCTTTCAGGTGGCTCGGAGCTTGTCTGGCTCCGCGATGGGGCAGAGCCTAGCATGGGCTCTGCAGGCTTGATCTTGGCTTATGTCAATAAGCGCCATTGTCTGAGGCTATGGGGCGTGTGGGGTTCAACGCTTGCGTATTAGCCTGGCCAGCAGCCTGGGGTAGGCGCTCGGCAGCAGGCGTTGAATCCAGTCGAGGAGGCGGGCGTCGTTGCCGATGAGGATGCGTGGGCGTTTGCCTTTGATTCCTTCGACGATGACTCTGGCGGCCTGTTCCGCGGTGGTGTGGGCCAGCGTGTCGAAGTCTGCAGCTGCCCGACTGGCGTCGCATTGGCCGTTGATGCCCTGGTAAAAGCGCGCCGAGCGGGCGATGTCGGTTTTGATCCCGCCAGGGTGAACGCAACTGACCTGCACGTTGCTGCTGTGCAGTTCCTGGCGCAAGGCTTCGGTAAAGCCGCGGACGGCAAACTTGCTGGCGTTATATGCCCCCTGTGAGGGCATGCTGACGATGCCGAATATGCTGGAAACATTGACGATGTGGCCTGCGTTGTTTTTCAGCAGGTGCGGCAGAAAGGCTTTGGTGCCGTGCACGACGCCCCAGAAATTGATGCCCATTATCCATTCGAAGTCCTCATAGCTCAGGTTCGCAATGGTTTGTGACACGGCCACGCCGGCGTTGTTGATGATCAGGTGGGCGTTGCCGTGGTGGGCCAGTACGGCGTCGGCAAAGGCGAAGACGGATGCGCGATCGGCTACATCGAGGACGTGGCTGCTGACCTGGCGGTCTTGCTGGCGCAAGGTGCTAGCGATGCTTTCCAGGTTGGCGGCATTTATGTCGGCCAGTGCCAGATGGCAGCCTTGCTTGGCCAGTAGTTCGGCGAGGGCGCGGCCAATACCTGAACCTGCGCCGGTTATTACGGCTACCTTGCCTGCAAGCGATTGCATATAACTCCCTGAGTCGAGCTTGCGCTCTGCTATCTGTGTGAGTGGTGCAGTGACTGTGCTGGCGAGCTTAGGCAGGCGTACTGGTCTGGCGCAAGGGACTCAGCAATGCGCGAGGGCTGGGAGTTGCTGCAGGGTACGGTTGAATACGTCGACCCAGTGCGGGCTGAATTGCTGGCCTGCCAGGCCGTTGATTTCGAGGATGGCGCGCAGTAGCGGGCGCTTGCTCAAGGTTTGGTGGGCGCGCTCATGGGTGCGTGCATCGAAGGTGTCGACGATATTGAGGATCAGGGCGCCGGGGCGGATATCACGCTCCTGCAGGCCTTCGGGGTAGCCGCTGCCGTCGGCATGCTCGTGGTGTTGCCGGACGATGTCGGCGGCTGCATCCCAGCAGGGCATCCGTTTCAACAAGTCGTAAGTCAAGTGTGGGTGTGATTGCATCTGCTGGCGTTCCTCGTCATTGAGGCGGGCTTCCTTGTGCAGCGTGTCCAGCGGTAGAAAGGCCATGCCCAGGTCATGCAGGCATACCGCCGCCGCCAGTTGTGCGGGGTGTTCCGGTGTATTGCCAAGCTGGTTGATGGCCAAGGCCAGATCCAGTTGGCGTAGGCCTCGACCCTGCCAGTAGTGCGAGCGATGCTCGCTGGCCTGCATCAGTTCGATGAAAAACAGCAGGTCTGGATCCATCGCAATACCATGCTGTTTGAGTAGTTCCGTCGCCTGCGGGTCGTTCCTGGCTGTAGGGGTGGGCAGGTGGCTGCTGGGGTCGAGTTGTTGCAACAGCGAGCGACGAACCTCGGCCTGTCGGGAGGCGGGTGCAGCCGCCAGTTCGCGCAAAGCTTGGCTGAGTGCATGGAGCTGCGCGTGATCGAGGCGGGCAGTGGTGCCGCCAAGGCCTTGGGCTATCAGCTCTTTGAGGTGATCCAGGGACACCAGCAGGATGTCGCCGAGCAAGCTGTCAAAGTTCAAGCGCGCCTCGCGCAGGCAATCCAGAACATCCTCCATAGCCTGTGGCAGGGGCATCAGGGCGTTCAGGCCGATGTAGCCCAAGTTACCCTTGAGGGTATGTACCTGGCGGAACAGATCGCGCAGCTTCTCTTTATCATCGGGGCAGTGATCCAGTTCGATAAGCAGTTGTTCGCAGCGCTGAAACTGTTCCGCGGCTTCCTGGCGAAAATCTTCCAGCACATCATTGGACAGTTCGCTGGAACTGGATTTGATCATGGGTGCTCTCCGTAGGGGTTGGGTGAGTATAGACGGCTCGGTAAAC encodes:
- a CDS encoding Dps family protein, which produces MEINIGIAEQDRAAIAEGLSRLLADTYTLYLKTHNFHWNVTGPMFNTLHLMFEGQYTELALAVDQIAERIRALGFPAPGTYAAYARLSSIKEEEGVPSATDMIKQLVQGQEAVIRTARGIFPLLDKVSDEPTADVLTQRMQVHEKTAWMLRSLLDA
- a CDS encoding SDR family oxidoreductase — translated: MQSLAGKVAVITGAGSGIGRALAELLAKQGCHLALADINAANLESIASTLRQQDRQVSSHVLDVADRASVFAFADAVLAHHGNAHLIINNAGVAVSQTIANLSYEDFEWIMGINFWGVVHGTKAFLPHLLKNNAGHIVNVSSIFGIVSMPSQGAYNASKFAVRGFTEALRQELHSSNVQVSCVHPGGIKTDIARSARFYQGINGQCDASRAAADFDTLAHTTAEQAARVIVEGIKGKRPRILIGNDARLLDWIQRLLPSAYPRLLARLIRKR
- a CDS encoding HD domain-containing phosphohydrolase, which produces MIKSSSSELSNDVLEDFRQEAAEQFQRCEQLLIELDHCPDDKEKLRDLFRQVHTLKGNLGYIGLNALMPLPQAMEDVLDCLREARLNFDSLLGDILLVSLDHLKELIAQGLGGTTARLDHAQLHALSQALRELAAAPASRQAEVRRSLLQQLDPSSHLPTPTARNDPQATELLKQHGIAMDPDLLFFIELMQASEHRSHYWQGRGLRQLDLALAINQLGNTPEHPAQLAAAVCLHDLGMAFLPLDTLHKEARLNDEERQQMQSHPHLTYDLLKRMPCWDAAADIVRQHHEHADGSGYPEGLQERDIRPGALILNIVDTFDARTHERAHQTLSKRPLLRAILEINGLAGQQFSPHWVDVFNRTLQQLPALAHC
- a CDS encoding HIT family protein, with translation MFVLDPRLQQDTLPVGDFALCRLLLMNDAHYPWFVLVPRREEVSELFQLDALDQQALWQEATMLAETLKDAFGADKMNVATLGNMVSQLHMHVIVRRRDDAAWPAPVWGKLPAQPYNDEQALVIKDRLRLVLADNFCFIEG
- a CDS encoding IS1182 family transposase, encoding MNRFRPIDRKTDYLLPPSLDDWLPEDHLARFILEAIERLDLSALTRAYGGRGSAAYHPEVLLSLLVYGYASGTFSSRKIERATYDSLAFRYLAAGSHPDHDTLASFRRRFLDELADIFLQVLALAGEMKLLKLGTISLDGTKLHANASRHSALSYGHIQALERQLKTEVQELLALAESADQTERPDGIDLPDEIKRRQDRLVAMDAAKAKIEARARVRFEQDQAVYQEKLAKRAARTAETGKKPGGKPPKAPVEGPAAHDQINLTDEDSRIMRVAGGGFEQCYNAQAAVDTDTLLVVAQGLTQSGNDKQQVVPMLAELKALPASLGQVQALLGDCGYSSESNIAACEAAEIEPYLAVAREDHHPGWRARFAEPAPLDIDATAQQRMAHKLKAQPGRRLYALRKQTVEPVFGIIKSVMGFRQFLLRGKGKVSGEWRLVCLAWNLKRMAVLRHKSVHCG
- a CDS encoding SlyX family protein, which codes for MDAEQRITDLESRLAFQDDTIQTLNDVLVAQQREMERLQLQVAALARRQEEVGGQLDSAEEEAPPPHY
- a CDS encoding cold-shock protein, giving the protein MTDRETGTVKWFNTSKGFGFISRDSGDDIFVHFRAIRGEGHRVLVEGQRVEFSVMQRDKGLQAEDVIAATPARR
- a CDS encoding GGDEF domain-containing protein yields the protein MSKPNKTPSILERYPEDTRAAAALLKQAVPLMMSHGIPPNPLHYALWYTYSQGQEPELNRRLDKIVTDFDSVPAEAAVKLFHDYIIRHELEEARAGQQQVIELVDGIEDDVSRSVVGSHNYQASLEQGLAALQEPIIDDLPNVLNDLQQSTQLMQEQQEKFLYRIRAAQSEIQHLRGQLERAHVAATLDSLTQVFNRHAFTRLMEQALTGEHQGVALVMLDIDHFKQFNDQYGHPLGDRVLQHVGQLLRDALPPRATAARYGGEEFCVILRECFDTQSAYAFAEGLRMKIQSLRIKVRRSDQVLDSISASFGFALAKPGDDLESLLTRADDALYQAKHNGRNLVHPERCESALSA